The Ascochyta rabiei chromosome 3, complete sequence genome segment CGCGAGTGTCATGATTACCATGTAGGCAGTTTGGCTGGCAGAGGACGTGTATCAATACTATACCCAAGCATGCAATGCGTGCCTTTAGCTACTTGAGCAATAAAGCAGCAATCACCAATCCTACCATGATCTTCGTGTTACAACAGCGCCTATGCAACAAGCAAGTCCAGCTTCATCACTGTAGTTGTTCAAGCCACGACAATAAAATGCGCAAAAAGAACCCCACGAAGCGGCAAAAAAGGTAGAAGCATTGGTTCATGTATTCCTATACCGTATTAGTACAGGAAGCAGATACAATCTCTCCTTCAGACGAAGAACGTACCTGGTGGGGATCGAACCCACGGCATCCGCATAACCCAGATGAGTCATAAGAGTCTGACGAATCTTATAAGAACGGCGCGCTACCACTGCGCCACAGGAATTGAGAAACCCAATTTTCTGGACGCTCAGCGTCCCTGTTTCAGAAAGTTTGATACCGGTTTCGCTGACAATATCAATATATAGCCGGTAAAAGGTAGAGTAAGAGGCAGCGTGATCGTGGCATCAATGAGAATAATATCAGATCTGGCCTGTAGGGTTGTGGAGACACAAGCGGGGTTGGTCGTCTCGGTCGATGATGACGCCTTCGACGCGCATTGTCATGGTTCGGCTGAGACGCAAGGGATTGACCAGCCTCTCATGTTGCAGGAAGATCTGGAGACAATCATGCGCTCTCTCGAACTTGGGAGGTAGTGAGTGTTGTTTTCTAGTAGCGTTTTAAAAGTACAGGCGTTTAGGAGATTACACACTTTCTGAGCTGTCTCAAACACTGGTTGAGTGGTTGCTGACCTCCAGACGTTGTGGAGGATTCGGCGTGGCTGGGCCGGCTGTCCAACCACGATGCGCTAGAGGAACCGGCTTCCGACCGACATCATCATGGTGCTCGTTTCACTCTCATCGTTCATCTCATAGTGCATTCATACACTTTTGCTGCAATTGTGACTGGCTTCGGGTAAGTCGGTGCTCTGAAGAAACTCCCTACGCGATGCAATTGATCTCTCCCACGACGCGTTCATGTCTGAGAGTTCCACGTCGACGCCAAAGAGCTCCTTTGTCTAGCTACAGCCATGTACACGTTCGTTGTCGTCCACAGGGTGCTATGCATGTTTCAAGTCGTGGAGCTGCATGGCAGCTGCAGTACTGCAGGGATCTGACAACCTCATCGCGTCAATTGACGCCTTCCATTTCTCGCCAGCCTCTTTCTATACCACCCGCCCGCCGCTGTCTTCATTCTACATCTGCCTCTCCAGAACACGAGACTGACCATATGTAGGCACCCATTCTGCATTCTGCCATCACTTATACTCAACATGACAATCAGGGCCGCCAAGTTCACGCCTGAGGTGCTCCTCAGCGCTCCTCGCAGGTCTGAGGGTATTCCCAACTCAGACGCATCGAAGGTGCTCTACAGTGTGTCGACTTATAGCTTCACGGACCATGCAAAAAAGTCGGAAATTCGGGTCCTCGATGTTGCCAGTCAGCAGACGAGTCTGATCACAGACGACAAGTCTGCCAGCGAACCGACTTGGATCGACGACGACACCATCCTCCTTCTGAGGTCTGGCGATGATGGAGTCACCAATGTGGTAATTGGAAAGGCAGACAGTTTCGACAGCGAGTATGTCACGTGCAATCTGCTTATCACACAATACTGACAGCCTTCACAGCAACTACATTGCTGGCACTATCGAAGGTCCTGTCGGTGACCTCAAAATATACAGACTCAGCGATGACCAGATCGCATTCGCTGTGTCCGGAAAAGCAAAGCCTGATGGCTCGCTGTACAACCCCGAAAAGGCAGAGAAGCCCCACACATCTGGCAGACTCTACAAGTCAATGTTCGTGAGGCATTGGGACCATTATGTTACGGAGAACAAGAACGCTATCTGGCTTGGAAAATTGACGAAGAAGAATGGCAAATTCGAGTCATCTGCGCTGAAGAACGCCTTGAAGGGATCCAATCTTGAAAGTCCGATCGACCCCTTTGGTGGAAAAGACCACTTTGACATTTCCCAGAATGGGTTGGTATTTACGGCGAAAGATCCCGATCTCAACCCTGCTCTGCATACAAGAACTCATATCTATATCTCTGCGTGCGCAAATTCGAAGTTCTGGGACCATGTGGATGACTGGTCCAGTGATACGCCGGAGATACAACAAGTTGAGCTAGCAAAGGCGCACGGGTTCGAGGGCGCATGTACAAGCCCTGTTTGGTCGCACTCTGGAAAGATGATTGCCTTTTTGGGGATGAGAACCGATGGGTATGAGTCAGACAAGAACCAGGCTTTCATCATTCACGGTTACAGCAATCAACTGAATCCACCCACTCTTCTGTATGCCTCCAAGGACGGAAAAGGCAAGTGGGACCGAAGTCCGCAGTCCATCGCATGGAGCCCGGATGACTGGCACCTGTACCTCACAGCGGAAGAGCATGGCCGTACAAACCTCTTCCATGCTGGACCTCCGAAGCGCCCAGGTGAAGACTCACCTTTTCCGTCTGTTCTTGTGAAAGGCGGCAATGTGGCAGATGTCAAGGTACTTGAGTCTGGAAACATCTTCATAAGCTCGAACAGCTTGATCGAGAACAGCCTGTACTCCTTCGTGCCTGTGAGCGACCACAAGAACCATGACGACACTTACACCCTGCCTGTCTCAGACGGCTCGTCAGACTCAGAGGCCGACAGTCTCACCGCACGGTACATTTCCTCGAACACTCGGTCAGGCTCTATGTTTGGTCTCTCGCGTTCACAGATCAGTGAGATTCATTGGGATGGCGCTGCCCACAACACCTCAGTCCACGCCTGGGTCGTCAAGCCCAGCAACTTCTCCTCCGACAAGAAGTACCCACTCGCGTACCTGATCCACGGCGGCCCACAAGGCGCCTGGGAGGACTCCTGGAGCACACGCTGGAACCCCGCCGTATTCGCCGAGCAGGGCTACGTCGTCATTTGTCCAAACCCCACCGGCAGCACCAGCTACGGACAAGCCTTCACCGACGCAATCCAAGGCCAATGGGGCGGCCTCCCGTATCAAGACCTCGTGCTAGGCTTTGACTGGATCAAGAAAAACCTCTCCTACGTTGACACCAAGCGCTCCGTCGCTCTGGGCGCCTCCTACGGCGGCTACATGATGAACTGGATCCAAGGCCACCCACTCGGCCGCCACTTCAGCGCGCTCGTAACCCACGACGGCGTCTTCAGCATGGCCAGCCAAATGTCCTCGGAGGAACTCTACTTCCCCAAGCATGACCTGCACGGCCTCCCCTGGAAGAACCGCGAGGGGTGGGAGCAATGGGACCCGAGCAAACACACGGAGCACTGGAGCACGCCGCACCTGATCATCCACAGCGAACTCGACTACCGACTGCTGATCGGCGAGGGTCTGGCCGCCTTCCACACGCTGCAGAGCCGCGGCGTCGAGAGCCAGTTCCTGACCTTCCCAGACGAGAACCACTGGGTTCTCAAGCCGGAGAATAGTCTCCTGTGGCACCGAACTGTGTTTGACTTTATCAACCCCAAGGTCGGGCTCACCCCGCTCTCGGACGCTGGTGAAGGCGAGGAGGTGTAGTGTAGCGTAGTGCAGCATAGTCTATCGATACAGCCTTCCGCTGCATCCTGCCGTTCCATCACCCCCTCCATTTCCTTCTTCCACGCGAGCCGTCTAGTCTCTCCACGATGCCGTCTCAATCCCAACCCCCAACCCAATCTCAAACTGGACCTGAAGCTCAAATACAATGTCAAGCTCACATCCAATCCCAACACACACACAGTTTCCCACCCAGCGTCCTTCGAGGTGCTCCACGCACACGCTGAGCCAGGCCGAGGATGTGCATGCGAGGTGCAAGCCGTGCGCTCCGCCAAGGCGATGAATAGGCGAAGGCAAAGGCGGAGGTGGAGAGAGAAGTGGAAGTGCAGGTAAATAGCAACGTCCTGTCGTTGCTCAGTGCCGAGATGGGTTTGTGCAAGACAGACGGACGGGCTGGACTGTCTGGCCAGAGTGTGACTTGCGATTAACATGAGTGATGAACGAAGAGCCAACCAACGCTGCATGTCATGATTCGAGACTCGGAACCTATTGTTCTTTCGTGTGCATTCATTTTACACGAGACGTTGAGGGTATTTCAAGTCCTGCAAGGGGCACTGTGCTTTTCCTACTACAATAACAACACGATGCGGATCATACAGTTAAGAGTACAATTCATCATCATCTCCAGCATTGCCGAATCCTCCTTCTGCAATATCAATGCTGCTCTTGCTTGCGTGGCTGGTTGTAGGAGctttgcccttgcccttACTGCTCCCACTTGTGTCGTTACCATTCCCGTTCAGATCGATATTTTCAGTGCGAATGACCATATCATCTGCCTCATTGGGTGGCGCGGCCGCTTTTCCTTTGCCCTTGCTGCTGGCCGAAGGGGCGGCCGTTGCGCTTCCATTTGTGATGGTTGGCTgtttcttcttctcgtctGGCTTTCCTGCACCTTCAAATGTCCTGCGCACTCTATCGTAGTGACGAAGTTCGTCTGCACTGACACTGGGCACCAGCTCTCTATGCGCATCCATAAAGTCCTGCTCAGTGACCATGACGGCCGTGTCTTCCTCGGTGGCCAGGTGGTCGAAAAAGTATGCGATCGTGATGTGTGGGCTGTGCGTCTTGTTGTACTCTGCAACCTTCTCGTCGACAGCGCGCGCTTGCCGCGTGATGGCTTTGAGCATAGCATCGGAACAGAGCGCGTACATGTCAGCACCCGTGTAAGTGAATGGCAGGCCTTGCGAGACGCGCGCAAGAGACAGATCAGGGTGAAGGGTGAACCTGTACGGTTATTAATTAAGCGGAAGTGAGCGGATAAGGGGTACTTACTTTCTGCTCAGCGCCTCCAGGATGGTTTGCTGTTTCTCATGCGTGTCACTGACCCCCAAGTACAGCATCTTATCGAAGCGCCCCGGACGCAGGAGAGCTTGGTCAAGCAGATCTGGACGATTCGTTGCGCCAATGACAAACACGCCTTCGCCTCCATCGCTCATACCATCGAGCTCAGCAAGCAGCTGACTCACAATGCGATCCATGACACCGCCGCTGTCACCCTGGTTGCCACGCTTCGGTGCCACCGAGTCCAGTTCGTCAAAGAACACAACGCAGGGCCTGGCATCGCGAGCACGCTGGAAGACACGCCGGACGTTGGCCTCCGACTCACCAATGTACATGTTCAGCAGCTCCGGACCCTTGACGCTGAAGAAGTTGAGTGAAAACTCGGTAGCGATGGCCTTTGCAAGAAGTGTTTTTCCGGTGCCTGGAGGTCCATAGAAGAGGATACCGCTGCGCTTCTTCATGCCCTTGGCGAAAAGCTCAGGGCGAGAGAGCGGTAGTTGAATCGTCTCCATGACTGCGTCTTTGACGTGGGACAAGCCGCCGACGTCTGACCAGCCGACATTCGGGATCTTGGGCGCACCAATCGCGTCAGCGAAGTTCTTCCTAGCGGCGTCGACAGCGGTATCGAGGTCGGCTTTTGTGATGCTATTGCTAAAGTGGCCGCCGGCGAGTTCAATGTCTCTGGTAGTTACCGCTTCTGCTAATGACGAGGCCTtgcttgctgctgctgcaagCTCTTCTATGCGGGTGCGCTTCGAAACAAGGGCTCTATCAACCACATCAACGAGGTCTCCAGCCACCAAGGCAGCGGTTTTGACAGCAACGTTGCCAAGATCAACTTCTGGAGACAGTCGAATACCGGCATCATCGATGATACTACGCAGGATGCCTTGTCTTTCGCCTTCGTCGGGTGCAGTCATTTCCAACTCGTGGGTGAACAGACCTCGTATGCCCTCGGGTACCTTGTCGATCTCCGTCGTTGTGGCAATCAGCACTCTGGAGTCAGCCAAGATCTCCTTGAGTGCCGCGTTCATGCGGTCAGCGGTCAGGGCGTCGACATGTTTGATGAGCAGCGCAGTGAATTCCGCTCCGCAAGTCAGACCTCGCTCAGCCCTAGCCTTAAGGAAGCCCTCGGTCTTGACGTCGCCTCCCCCTGCACCCCCTTCAGTGACGATGTCGAAAGCATCAATAGCAAACGTGTGAAGACCCAAGTCTTCGCAGGCCTTGGTAGATATAGCAGCCTTGCCAATGCCTCGTTGAGTTGATGTGATGAGAATTGCTACCGGAGGCAGCCCCAGATGAATGGCTCTCGGGCTGGTGGCCACGGACATCAACTCCCGCAACCGTCGACGAAGGGGCGAAATGTACGGCTTAGGAAGTTCACCCATCGCCATCACTTTCTGAGACGCAGCGACCGGCGCTCGCTTCGCGCCGAGGTAGTATTGCCAGGCATTGTCGATGGTTGCAGGTGTCTTGCCCTGTTCGCTGCCGTTCATCTCCATTTTCGTGCTCGCAGCATCGACTGTGGCCGCACCACCCCAAATGTCCGGTTCTTCACCTTCACGGGGTTGGGATGTCTTGGAGGAGACATTGCCGATTTTGAACCAGGCTACGACTTTCGGGTTTGAGCTCTCGACCGCGGTATCCTCGTTGGGAGTTTTTCTTGCGTTGGACAACAGCTCGTCACTCCCAACATCGTCTTCGGTGGAGGTCTGGAAGACAGCCCGCCCAAGTGATTCGTCGATGGAGACACCAATCAGATCGCCTGTTTTGACAACACGTCTCTTCTGCTCAAAGTGTTCCTTCAGAGCAGCGAACAAGCTTGGCTGGAGCAGGCGATCGGAAGATAGGGGCGTTGATACTTTGAGCAGAGTAACCTCTCTCGCAGACGGTGGTAGTGATGAGCTCGTCAGACGAGGCTTCTGCAGAGCTGTCCGCGGTAGACCGGGCATGTGTGGTGCGACTAGTGGTGTGATTCGAAGATGCGAGGGGCTTCCCAGATTCGCCAACAGAATGGGGGAGAGGTATGCTGGTAGTGAGGTACTCGCTGGGCCCGAAAAGCTCGATATGCTCATCCTGCGCTCGCCACCTTCAGACTTGTGTACTGGGTATCTGGCCACCTTCTTCGTCATGTTGTCGGGTAGGCCGTAGACTCTGACTGGGCGCCAATTCGAGTTCTCTTCCTCTTGAGCAGCTCCCAATGAGCCAAGCCCCCAAAGGGGATGGCCCGAGGGCTCTTCCGAGGCTTCGAGCTTGACCCAATCGCCAGAGAAACATCCGACTTTGACAAGTGTGTTTGTATCGACAAACACACGGGCTTCTTCATCGTCTTCGCTGCCAGGTCTTGGATGCACGAGCTCGTCGGAGATGCTCTGCAGCAGTCCGTGGGCCTTGAAGACCTTGCTCTTGGACGAAGGCGCTCCTCGCACGGTGCTGGTCGCGGTGAAGCTAGAGAAGACCGAGCCTGGCGTTGCCATGCCATTTGTGCGGTAGTTGCCTGGGCGGGGCGTGGCGGAGGTGAACGACGAGAGCACGCCTGAAGAGTGTGGCGGCAGCATGGGCGCACTCAAAGATATGATGTCGTCAGATTCGTCCGACAAATCACCGGCATCTGAGCCCGAGAAATCCGAATCTAGGCTAGGCGTGGATTCTTCGTCTGGGGGGCTAGCATTGCGCGAATCGCCGCGCTCATCGGCGGTGTAGAAGGCGTCATTGGAGGTGTCTTCTGCTTCGCTGTCATCGTCGAAGGTGTTCGAGATGGGCGCTTGTCTTACGGGGGGTGGAAGCACGGTCCTGGAGCTGCGGTGGGACTGCAGCACGACGATGCGCGTACTCGGCAGCAGAAGGCCTTGCGACACAGGCTCACAGGCGGTGATCTTGGCTGGCGGGGGCGGGACGTGGGTGATGGGATGCGCAGGCAGGGGCAAGGGCAGCAGGTCGCCGGTGTGCAGCACGGTTGGCGAGTGCAGAGCCTCTCGCACAGCCGCCTTCCACGCATTCTCCTGGACCGCGCCGTCTATCCCATGCGCCGTCTTGGCCTGGCCATTGACGTCGAGATGGCGGTTCTTGGGCCCCTTTGCTGCGCCGGCGCCGTTGGAGGGGCTCACGAAGCCTCCGCCGAACTTGGCATGCACTTGGTCCAGCTTGCGCAGGGCTTCCGTGTCCAGGTTCACATAGACGGTGTCCAGGCCGACGGGCACGACGTCGTGCATGCGGACTTGGATGGGCGCGTCTCTCCGCTGTGTCTTGTTCGGGGCCAGCGTGTGGAGAAGCTGGGAGAAGGAgtggagggcgagggcggaGGTGGGAATCTGCAGCGACGCATGCGGGCGGGCAGCAGATGGATCGCTCTTCTCCGCGCTTCGCACCGGGAGAATCGTCCAGGGGATGGTCTGGGAAGCAACGACGGAGCTTGGAAGCCATGGGGTAATCGCGACATGGCGGGGGGTGTCCGCGCCTGCTACTATCAGCCTGGATGCTTGGACGCGTGGATGCGTGGATGCTTGGATGCTTGGACGCGTGGATGCTTGTCTACACCACGGGACATACCGTCGTGCTTCGCCCCCGGGAACAGATCGTCGAACAGGTCGTCGGACAGGACGCCCACCTCGCCCTTCAAGCGCTCGTCGAGCAGCAGACGCGCCGAAGTCGGTGGGCGGTCGAGTCTTCTTCTCCGCCTCCGCTTGCGCGGGTTCACCGGATGCAGTCCATTCGGCGCTTCCATCTCTTGCATTCGTCAATCCACGGCCGGCGCTGCAGTGTGGAGGAGCAAGGAGGGAGGCTCTGCGGTAGCGGATGGGTAGGCGCATGCACTCGTCGGTCGGCGCCAAGCTCCCTGTGTACCTCGGCAGCTGCTCGAATGCCCGTctgctgctggctgctggcCGATCGGACGCCTGCACGTGCACGCTTGTACGCTTGATCCCCCCGCGTCTGTACAACCACCGAGTCCGACGATGGGAAAGAGAAGCAGTTGTCTCCGCGGACCAAGTCCCTGCAGTCGTGAGGAGACGCTCACCGATGCCTGATGGGTCGATTACCGTGTGTGGCCCGCTTTTCGACTTGCCCGGTTGCGGCTCCCACCTCTTCACGACACGGGCATCGACATGTGAAGTGCGAAGCAAGTAGACAATTCAGAAAACTTGCATTGGAGTAGCAAACACGGCATCTCCCAACACAAGCATGCAGGAACCAGAACCCCTTTTGCGAGGATATCGAACGCCACCCAACACCCTGATATGCATCTTCATCGCTCCCCGTCACCGCATGCCCCTACTTCCTGCTCGACTTGGCCTTCTTGTGCTTCTTTTCGCTCTTCTCTCGGCCCTTCTCAGCCTCCTTGTAAGCTTCAGCCACGGCTTCACCagccttcctcttcttctcacCCGTCTTGACAGCCACGGTCAAGTTGTCGACACGGCCGCCCTTGGCCGCTTTGGCGACCGAGCGCTCAGCATCTTCCCACTCGTCTGCTCCAGCGCCGATCTCGTACCTGAAAGACAGTCAGTAACGCACACGTCACAGTGCAAACATCTCAACGCACCTGTGCAGAGGCAGCGCGTCAATAAGCGCCTTTGCCCTCTCACGCTCTTCCTCATCTGCGAGGAACTCATCCCCACCTTCCTGCAGTTCTTCCTCCAGACTCTTCTCCAGAGGCTTGAAGCGCGGGTCCGCCACAGCCTCGGGCGCGTCGCCATCTTCAACCTCCATAGCCTCCGGCAGCTCCTGCCTCACGGCGCCCTCGAGGATCCCACGGAACGCCGTCGCTACTTTGCGGACGACCTTGACGAACATGGCCATCAGTTGGGAAGAAGAGAGGTTGAGTTCCTTCTCAACTTCACTGAATTCTTTGCGTTGGAGACCGATGGCCAGGAGGAGCGCGACTTGCACTCCGCTCATCTTGACGTGCGACTTGAGACGCCCTGTGAAGTAGAGCGTTGCAATGGACGGCAGCATGTCGAGAATGACGTGGTAGTCGAGCATGTTGTTTGCGTACGAGTCCAGTCTCTTCAAGTCGAAGGGGCTGAATAGGGCGTCCAGCTCTGCCTTTGTGATCGGCGTCGCTTGCAGTTCAACGTCGAGCTTTGCGCCGAGAGACGCAGACTCTTCAATGGAGAGCGAGGTAACCGAGGGGAAGGACCGGAACTGGTAGGACAGCAGAGAAAGGAAGCGCTTCTGGAAATCCTTAGCAAAAGCCGCGACCCATGACCCGTCCGAGGACGTGGTTTCCAGTGAGCGCAGCATGATGCATGTGTGTTCCCCAGTCAGATCGTTGGGGGTCTGCCTCAAGTAAACGGGGACGAAGGACTGGCGCTTCCAGAACTTGTGCAGTTGGCTCGTCAGCCCATAGCTTACGCCTACGTAGTCAAGCTTGGGGGAAGCGAGTTCGGACAAGCGGGCAAAGAGAGGCGGCATCTCAGACGCTTCGCGGACTTTGATAGTGTCTGTTTGAAGGCTGGCAGATTCTAGCTCGGACTCTGAGACACGCTTCATCGTCTCTACCTCGCTGGGCGCAGACTCCGACAGCGAAGCGAGCTTGCCGTCGTAGAAGTCTACCAGAAGGGACAGAGCACGCGAGCCGTAGCCCATGTTTACATAGTCCGGGTTCGTGGCTATGCGGACAACGCGCGCACCAGAGAGAGAGGCAAAGTTCTCGTCCTGGAATTGTTGGGAAACGATCCAGGGAATGAGGTCGCCGCCTGCTCTTTGTCCGCGCGACAGACTGCTAAGAACACTTTCCCTGCTGATTTGACCTTCGAGTGCTACCTGGATGACGCAGAGAGGCTCGGGGAGCTTGTTGTCCTCTGCGGGAGCAGTGAGGACGAAGAGCTGATGGGCGGGGGCGTCCGACATGAGCTGAAGATCGTTGGGCGTGTTTTTGTAGTGGCTGGCGACGTAAAGCGCCATCATCTTCTGCAGGAACTTCTCGGCCGCTGGGTTGTAGGAGAAAAGGGTATCCCGGTTGACGTGGAGCAGCTGGCACTCATCAGGATGCGGGCATCCCTGAGTTCCCAGCTTCGATCGCGGCAGAGTAGCATCAAGGCAGAGGAGGTCGTTCATCCATCGCTCTACAGAATCGCCCTGAGCATAACGAATGGGTTCCGAGAGTGTGATTTCGCGCAGAGAGCGACCAGCCATCGAAGGCTCCGTCCCGTCCTTGCTCTCCTTGCCTGTCGCTCGGTCGACTACGGTTGATGTGCCAGTGGTCTTGCGTCCTCTTGACTGCTCACGAAGCTGGTTGATGAGCTTGAGCGAGAGCGAGCGGCCGGTACCCTCGTAACCGTTGATAGTTGAGGCCATGAACACCAAGTAGGGCCCCATCAGCTTGCGCACTAGCGGCAGAGGAATAGCTGCTGCCTCATCGATGACCAACAGCTCAGCCTGACCCAGCTGGTTCGCGTCTTGCGGCTGAATGTACTGGATTGTTTGCCTGTGCTGTCGGTGCACGTTGACGCGAACGATTGCCTTGTTGAACTCCGCATGTGTCGACTGCAGGATGTTGTAGTCCTGGTGTTCCATGTATCCCAGCGCGTCGAAGCCCTTGAACACGAACTCGAACAGTGTCTTCAGGTTTTCGGGACTTGGCGACGTGATGAAGATGTTGCTGTATCCGTGTGCAATCGCCGCTGCGATCGCCACACCCAACGCCGCAGACTTTCCGCGACCACGCGCTGCCGTCAAAGTCACGGTGCTCTGCAGCGTCTTCTCTGCGATCGCATCCACAAACGTGAGGAGCGCCTTTGCTTGGTCCACTGTCTTGGCCAGCTTCACAAGGTCGCCTACAGGTGGCGTATCTGCCAGCGATTCCTTGATCTCTTCCAGCTCCTTCGCCTTCGGTGTCTTGCCCTCAAGCTCTGGGTCCGGTGGCGCTAGCTGCTTAACGTGCTTCCCGCCTGAAATAGGCAGCACGTTCAGCTCGTCGTCCACCACCAAGCAGCTGTCGCATTTTCCGAGTGAGAGAAGGAATCGTTCGTTAAATCGTGCGACGACGTCGCTGTGCGCTTCGGTTCGGTACCGCGAGTGTATGTCCATGGACATTGTGTAGAGCTGCTTCAAGCTGTTCATGCCCTTCAGCAGCAGGATCACCAGTCCTCCTCCCTCAACCGTCTCGATTGTGCGCGCGAGCAAGTTCGGTGTGAGTGCTTCGAAGTCCTGCAGGATGCACATGCCGTATGTGTTACCCAGAATCTTCTCGGTCTCCTTGTAGTAGACATAGCGGATGTTCTGTGTCGAGACAAACAGTTCGAACGGGTCTTCGGTATCGATGTCGCGGATGCCGCGCTTGAGCTCGCTCTTGATCTTCTTCTCGCGCTTCTTGCGGTGACTCGAGAACCCTAGCAATTTGTTCTTGTACGCCCAGAGGACCGACTTGTTCAGCTTCACGTCGACGTTTAGCAGGATATGGTAGAGGTTGACGATGACATCCTTCTGGCGGTCACCGACGACTACGAAAAAGCTTCGTTTCTTCTCCTGCGTACTGTGAGCCTCGATTTAGCTGTTGTGGTTGTTCGATGCATGCGTACCTGAGCACCGTTGCGGATCAAAGCCGGAATACGGGAGTCGCTGGAGCTTAGTGAGCATCTGAACAGGCTGCAGGTGGTGCATGTTCACGTACATGGCTTTCTTCGGCATCTTGACAGCTCCGCAGGCGTCCCCACCTCTTCACTACAATATCGTTGGGTTGGAGCGTCACACGTTTCTCCGTAGTGTGAAACTGATCGCGGAGGTTATCTGAAGCTGTTGCGATGCTTTCAGCTACTCAGACCTCCAGGTGCGTGGGATATGCGCTCGGTGGCTGCAAGAGTTGCGGATCGTACAGCCGGAGTTTTCGAAATTTCGAAGTCCAGTCGGGCAGAATTCGGCGCGTCTCTGTCACCGCCATCAACATACCGCATCGGGTAAGTTTGACACATCCATCGATAACGTGGCAAGACGGCTGGCTTCGAAGTTCAAGGATGAGAGCTCACTTCACAGAGGTTGAGAGCCATCAACACTTGCTAGCAAAGCTGTAAAACAAAGGAGCGAGACTCCTTGAGGCTTCCAATGCATCTGAGCTACAACAACAAACAACGACTGTACTATTATGCCAAactaattataatattacgCTGTATCAAAATCTATAGTCTAAGGATCCTCACCAAGGAGACATGAGGGTACAATGTGTGTGCTTGGGAAACGCTAAGCTCAAATGCAGATTTTCGCCAGCAAACATAACCTCACACCTACTCATCTCTTGCGTCCGACGCTTTGACGGTCTTCAAAGCTTCGTACCCCTTCCCATCGCCACCTCCGATCTGTGCTGAGCCCTTGACCTGCTCGGCACCTTTCTCACTCCACTCCCCAGCTGTGGCGTCTACTTTCCTTGTCGCGTCCTCCCTCAGCTTATCGCTGCGTTGATAGAAGTCTTGAACATCCTCACATCCCCTCGGTGTGCGGCATAACTTCCTAGCTTCTTCAGGAGCTGTTTTCCACAGCACCTCTCTGATCTCTTTCCCGACCTTTTCAATAGCATCCATGGCCCAAATAACATCCAGATGTTCGTAGCCCTCGATCACTTTGGAATGAACAACGTCCACGAACGGTTCACGGTTGCGCTCAAAGCGGCGCAGAAGGCGGCGACCATCAACGAGGTCATCTGCGCCACATACCCAGAGAGCGAAGGGTGGTGTGTGCGGGCCATACCAAGCAAAACGGGCGCGGCTGCCGTCCCGCCTGCGTGAGCTGCGGTTCTTCTCATCGAGCGCGCTGTCACCTGGCTGCGAGTCGTCTGTCCCTTCTTCATCCGAGTTGTCTCTTGAGCGTGATCTGGATCtgtcctcttcttcgtcttccttTTCTTCGATCATCTTCTCTTCTCGGGTAGATAGGATACACTTATGCTTTGCAAAACACTCGCGTCCAAGCCACCACCTCATACTTTCGGCACTGACGTAGACAGGCGAGAACTGGAACAAGCGGTCTCGGAGATCTTGATCCCAACGATCGTCTGTCC includes the following:
- a CDS encoding N-acetyltransferase 10: MPKKAIDSRIPALIRNGAQEKKRSFFVVVGDRQKDVIVNLYHILLNVDVKLNKSVLWAYKNKLLGFSSHRKKREKKIKSELKRGIRDIDTEDPFELFVSTQNIRYVYYKETEKILGNTYGMCILQDFEALTPNLLARTIETVEGGGLVILLLKGMNSLKQLYTMSMDIHSRYRTEAHSDVVARFNERFLLSLGKCDSCLVVDDELNVLPISGGKHVKQLAPPDPELEGKTPKAKELEEIKESLADTPPVGDLVKLAKTVDQAKALLTFVDAIAEKTLQSTVTLTAARGRGKSAALGVAIAAAIAHGYSNIFITSPSPENLKTLFEFVFKGFDALGYMEHQDYNILQSTHAEFNKAIVRVNVHRQHRQTIQYIQPQDANQLGQAELLVIDEAAAIPLPLVRKLMGPYLVFMASTINGYEGTGRSLSLKLINQLREQSRGRKTTGTSTVVDRATGKESKDGTEPSMAGRSLREITLSEPIRYAQGDSVERWMNDLLCLDATLPRSKLGTQGCPHPDECQLLHVNRDTLFSYNPAAEKFLQKMMALYVASHYKNTPNDLQLMSDAPAHQLFVLTAPAEDNKLPEPLCVIQVALEGQISRESVLSSLSRGQRAGGDLIPWIVSQQFQDENFASLSGARVVRIATNPDYVNMGYGSRALSLLVDFYDGKLASLSESAPSEVETMKRVSESELESASLQTDTIKVREASEMPPLFARLSELASPKLDYVGVSYGLTSQLHKFWKRQSFVPVYLRQTPNDLTGEHTCIMLRSLETTSSDGSWVAAFAKDFQKRFLSLLSYQFRSFPSVTSLSIEESASLGAKLDVELQATPITKAELDALFSPFDLKRLDSYANNMLDYHVILDMLPSIATLYFTGRLKSHVKMSGVQVALLLAIGLQRKEFSEVEKELNLSSSQLMAMFVKVVRKVATAFRGILEGAVRQELPEAMEVEDGDAPEAVADPRFKPLEKSLEEELQEGGDEFLADEEERERAKALIDALPLHRYEIGAGADEWEDAERSVAKAAKGGRVDNLTVAVKTGEKKRKAGEAVAEAYKEAEKGREKSEKKHKKAKSSRK